The Litchfieldia alkalitelluris genome has a window encoding:
- the qoxC gene encoding cytochrome aa3 quinol oxidase subunit III, giving the protein MAGKVDTSLPLEYQTHQDRMNILGFWVFLGAEIVLFATLFASYFILVDRTAGGPSGADIFHLKEVLINTFLLLTSSFTAGLMIREMRNHNLKGMLILFGITLLLGLGFLSVEIYEFTIFVDKGAAIGTSAFTSALFTLLGTHGAHVSLGIGWGILIMIQLVKRGLTPTTARKTFIFSLYWHFLDVVWIFIFTFVYLKGMVM; this is encoded by the coding sequence ATGGCTGGAAAAGTAGACACATCTTTACCACTTGAATACCAAACACATCAAGATCGAATGAATATCCTGGGCTTCTGGGTATTCCTTGGTGCTGAAATCGTCCTGTTTGCGACACTCTTTGCCAGCTATTTTATCTTAGTTGACCGTACAGCAGGAGGTCCATCAGGAGCAGACATATTTCATTTGAAAGAAGTATTAATAAACACATTCCTACTTTTGACGAGTAGTTTCACAGCTGGTTTAATGATCCGTGAAATGCGTAATCATAATTTAAAAGGTATGCTTATCTTATTCGGGATTACGCTTTTACTTGGATTAGGGTTCTTGTCAGTAGAGATCTACGAGTTCACGATTTTTGTTGATAAAGGAGCAGCAATTGGTACAAGTGCATTTACATCTGCATTGTTCACATTGCTTGGGACACACGGTGCCCACGTTTCTCTAGGGATTGGCTGGGGAATTCTGATTATGATTCAGTTGGTCAAGCGTGGTTTAACACCAACAACTGCACGTAAGACGTTTATTTTCAGCTTATATTGGCACTTCCTTGATGTTGTATGGATTTTCATCTTCACCTTTGTATACTTGAAAGGGATGGTGATGTAA
- a CDS encoding Hsp70 family protein, whose amino-acid sequence MTIIGIDLGTTNSGIAYLKDGKPVIIENDRGERTTPSVFQINHRGEIQVGTVAKQGYPSYPKETVLEVKRLMGTDEKVVVAGNQYRPEEISAHILSYLKKSAEKFLGTSVTEAVITVPAYFSDSQRKATQKAGEIAGLRVERIINEPTAAAIAFGMNQLEKDQHILVYDLGGGTFDVSVVELFSGVLEVKSSAGDNRLGGMDFDNLLVDWLIQRYKDEHGVDLFSFGTADEILQRKARIKAEAENVKKSLSTQNSAKFNLPFIAIHNNGPISIDMEITRSEFERVIRKLADSTFEQVDKALKDAKLTESDINEVILIGGSTRVPLIQELVEKKFGKVPRKDINPDEAVALGAAVQGGIKSGQIDSLKGLMVIDVCPYTLGVDVVKNVGGQLLPGFFDPIIKRNSPVPITESQIYTTIKDNQDEVVMGVYQQSNNESPYVNPELKISKEDIRVPGIPLRPAGIEKIEVKFTYDINGKVSIEATVLSTGKKINKELDLQTGVMSEYEVAAAREKISQEWNQSELYDEVKNVINRAEKVMDEANDQERAKIEMLLTNLKKSLSENNVANVKKYEDELTDLLIELV is encoded by the coding sequence ATGACTATTATCGGTATTGATCTTGGTACAACCAATTCGGGAATTGCTTACTTAAAAGATGGTAAGCCTGTAATTATTGAAAATGATAGAGGAGAGCGTACAACTCCTTCGGTATTTCAAATCAATCATCGTGGAGAAATTCAAGTTGGAACTGTTGCTAAACAAGGATATCCAAGCTATCCAAAAGAGACAGTACTTGAGGTTAAACGATTAATGGGTACTGATGAAAAGGTTGTTGTTGCTGGAAATCAATATCGTCCTGAAGAAATTTCTGCGCATATTTTGAGCTATCTTAAAAAGTCTGCAGAAAAATTTCTTGGTACTTCAGTAACTGAAGCAGTAATAACAGTTCCTGCATATTTTTCTGATTCACAGAGAAAAGCAACACAAAAGGCAGGGGAAATAGCTGGATTAAGGGTTGAACGAATTATTAATGAACCAACGGCTGCCGCTATTGCGTTCGGAATGAATCAGTTAGAGAAGGACCAACATATCTTAGTTTATGATTTAGGTGGAGGAACGTTTGATGTTTCTGTCGTTGAGCTTTTTTCGGGAGTGTTAGAAGTTAAATCAAGTGCTGGTGATAACCGTCTTGGTGGCATGGATTTTGACAATTTACTTGTTGATTGGCTTATTCAAAGATATAAGGATGAACATGGAGTGGACTTGTTTTCATTTGGAACAGCAGATGAAATATTACAAAGAAAAGCGCGGATTAAGGCAGAAGCAGAAAATGTAAAAAAGTCATTATCTACTCAAAATTCTGCAAAGTTCAATCTGCCATTTATCGCTATTCATAATAATGGACCAATTTCTATTGATATGGAAATTACACGGTCTGAGTTTGAAAGAGTTATAAGAAAATTAGCTGACTCAACCTTTGAACAAGTGGATAAAGCATTAAAAGATGCAAAATTGACTGAATCTGATATTAACGAGGTCATTCTTATTGGAGGTTCTACAAGAGTACCACTTATTCAAGAGTTAGTTGAAAAGAAATTCGGCAAAGTACCAAGAAAAGACATCAATCCTGATGAAGCAGTAGCACTTGGAGCTGCTGTTCAAGGTGGGATAAAAAGTGGTCAAATCGATAGCTTAAAAGGGTTAATGGTTATTGATGTTTGTCCATATACACTTGGTGTAGATGTTGTGAAAAATGTAGGTGGTCAGCTTTTACCAGGGTTCTTTGATCCAATTATTAAAAGAAATAGCCCGGTTCCTATTACAGAAAGTCAAATTTATACCACAATAAAAGACAATCAAGACGAAGTGGTTATGGGCGTTTACCAACAGAGTAATAATGAAAGTCCTTATGTTAATCCCGAATTGAAAATTTCTAAAGAGGATATTCGGGTTCCAGGTATTCCACTAAGACCAGCAGGAATTGAGAAAATCGAAGTTAAATTCACATATGATATTAATGGGAAAGTTAGTATAGAAGCAACTGTATTAAGTACAGGAAAGAAAATTAATAAAGAACTTGATTTACAAACAGGTGTGATGTCGGAATATGAAGTTGCTGCAGCACGAGAAAAAATCAGTCAGGAATGGAATCAATCAGAGCTTTATGATGAAGTGAAAAATGTAATTAATCGTGCAGAAAAGGTAATGGATGAAGCTAATGACCAAGAGCGTGCAAAAATAGAGATGTTATTAACTAACTTAAAAAAGAGCTTAAGTGAAAATAATGTAGCTAATGTGAAGAAATATGAAGATGAACTAACAGATCTTCTAATTGAATTAGTATAG
- the qoxB gene encoding cytochrome aa3 quinol oxidase subunit I, producing MGVLGAGTGHQFFVTGDPLILASQIAIGLTILGIVGGLTYFKKWRWLWTEWLTTVDHKRIGILYILAGVLMFFRGGVDGLMMRLQTSRPEMEFLNSQHYNEIFTTHGIVMILFAAMPLLIGIMNVVLPLQLGARDVAFPWLNALSFWLFFVGAMLFNISFVIGGSPDAGWTSYFPLAGKEFTPGIGNNYYAVALQIAGIGTLATGINFIVTVLKMRAPGMTLMKMPMFAWTSFITSIIIVAAFPIFTVALLLMTMDRLFGTHFFTVAAGGEPMLWLNLFWLWGHPEVYIVALPAFGMFSEVISTYSRKNLYGYSTMVWSIITIAFLSMIVWVHHFYTMGSGPAVNSFFSITTMLIAVPTGVKIFNWLFTMRKGRIKFTTSMLWALAFIPCFTIGGVTGVMLAMAAADYQYHNTMFLVAHFHYVLIPGVVFAVFAGLYYWWPKMFGFTLNERIGKWHFWLFVIGFNMTFMPMFFVGLDGMSRRMYTYSAGLGWENPLMFSFIGSLVLAAGFAAMVYNIYWSFRYAKRGVDHDPWDARTLEWATASPVQAYNFAKIPEVKSTEAFWDMKKEGTHTLKESEIEKIHLPSNSGVPFLLSVAIGIVGFFLVFEWFIPAAIAAVLIIVGLIVRSFDYDEGFYVSVDEITKTEKKWRGDL from the coding sequence ATGGGAGTACTAGGTGCAGGCACAGGACATCAGTTTTTTGTCACAGGAGATCCCCTTATTTTAGCATCACAGATTGCCATTGGATTAACGATTCTCGGAATCGTCGGTGGTTTAACATATTTCAAAAAATGGCGTTGGTTGTGGACTGAATGGTTAACAACTGTTGACCATAAACGTATTGGTATTTTATATATCCTAGCCGGAGTTTTAATGTTCTTCCGTGGTGGGGTTGACGGTTTGATGATGAGATTACAAACATCACGACCAGAAATGGAATTCTTAAATTCTCAGCACTATAATGAAATTTTTACCACTCATGGAATCGTTATGATTTTATTCGCGGCGATGCCTTTGTTGATTGGTATTATGAATGTTGTCTTACCACTTCAACTTGGAGCTCGTGATGTTGCGTTTCCATGGTTGAATGCATTAAGCTTCTGGTTATTTTTCGTAGGTGCGATGTTATTTAACATCTCGTTTGTTATCGGTGGTTCTCCTGATGCCGGGTGGACATCTTATTTCCCACTCGCAGGAAAAGAATTTACACCGGGTATCGGTAATAACTATTACGCAGTTGCCCTGCAAATTGCCGGGATTGGTACTTTAGCAACAGGTATTAACTTTATCGTAACTGTATTGAAAATGAGAGCACCTGGTATGACGTTAATGAAAATGCCAATGTTTGCTTGGACTTCATTTATAACATCAATTATCATTGTTGCTGCTTTCCCAATTTTTACAGTTGCGTTACTACTAATGACAATGGATCGTTTATTTGGAACCCACTTCTTTACTGTAGCAGCTGGTGGGGAGCCAATGCTTTGGTTAAATTTATTCTGGTTATGGGGTCATCCTGAGGTTTATATCGTTGCTTTACCAGCATTCGGTATGTTCTCAGAAGTTATCTCGACTTACTCGCGTAAAAATTTATATGGTTACTCAACAATGGTTTGGTCAATCATTACGATTGCGTTCTTATCGATGATTGTATGGGTTCACCATTTCTACACGATGGGTTCAGGGCCAGCAGTTAACTCATTCTTCTCGATTACGACGATGTTAATTGCGGTACCAACAGGAGTTAAGATCTTTAACTGGTTATTTACAATGAGAAAAGGTCGAATTAAATTTACAACTTCGATGCTGTGGGCACTAGCATTTATCCCATGTTTCACAATTGGTGGAGTTACAGGGGTTATGCTTGCGATGGCGGCAGCAGATTATCAATATCACAACACAATGTTCCTAGTGGCGCATTTCCACTACGTATTAATTCCAGGAGTTGTATTTGCAGTGTTTGCAGGACTATACTACTGGTGGCCAAAAATGTTCGGCTTTACTCTTAACGAGAGAATTGGTAAATGGCACTTCTGGTTATTCGTGATTGGTTTTAACATGACATTTATGCCAATGTTCTTCGTTGGTTTAGACGGAATGTCTCGTCGTATGTACACTTATTCAGCAGGATTAGGCTGGGAGAACCCATTAATGTTCTCATTCATCGGTTCACTTGTGTTAGCTGCAGGCTTTGCGGCAATGGTTTACAACATCTATTGGAGCTTCCGTTATGCGAAGCGTGGTGTTGACCATGATCCATGGGATGCTCGTACACTTGAGTGGGCAACTGCATCACCAGTTCAAGCTTATAACTTTGCTAAAATTCCAGAAGTAAAATCAACTGAAGCATTCTGGGATATGAAAAAAGAAGGTACACACACGCTTAAAGAATCTGAAATTGAAAAAATTCACTTACCAAGCAATTCAGGGGTTCCATTCTTATTGAGTGTTGCCATTGGAATTGTCGGCTTCTTCCTAGTATTTGAATGGTTCATTCCTGCAGCAATTGCAGCAGTTCTAATTATTGTTGGTCTGATTGTCCGCTCATTTGATTATGATGAAGGCTTCTATGTAAGTGTTGATGAAATCACTAAAACCGAGAAAAAATGGAGAGGTGATTTATAA
- a CDS encoding metallophosphoesterase family protein — protein MKLAFISDIHGNAIALETVLKNLEEQKIDRVFVLGDLCYRGPEPKRSLDLVRSLNTEVIKGNADEWVVRGVLEGEVPVQALELMNKERDWTVSQLDSSDIDYLKNLPTSISSEVEGVTIHAFHATPDSLFDVVLPDANDNQLLSSQMSGEDADVYIYAHIHKPYIRYIDGKVIINIGSVGLPFDGLAKASYGIVEVKDGNITTSIQRVSVDLEKVTAAYDQVNYPNAEMMKRIVRNGKI, from the coding sequence ATGAAGCTTGCATTTATATCAGATATTCATGGAAATGCGATTGCCTTAGAAACTGTGTTGAAAAATTTGGAAGAGCAGAAAATTGATCGAGTTTTCGTTTTAGGTGATTTATGCTATCGAGGCCCAGAGCCAAAGCGTTCATTAGACTTAGTTCGTTCATTGAATACTGAGGTGATTAAGGGCAATGCCGATGAGTGGGTTGTTAGAGGAGTTCTAGAAGGGGAAGTTCCTGTTCAAGCTCTAGAGCTCATGAATAAGGAAAGAGATTGGACAGTTTCACAGCTAGATTCAAGTGATATAGACTATCTTAAGAATTTACCCACTAGTATTAGTAGTGAAGTAGAAGGTGTAACTATCCATGCCTTTCATGCAACACCTGACAGTTTATTTGATGTGGTTCTACCCGATGCAAATGATAATCAGCTCTTGAGTAGTCAAATGTCTGGGGAGGACGCAGATGTTTACATATACGCCCATATCCATAAGCCGTATATTCGCTACATAGATGGAAAAGTAATCATCAATATTGGTAGTGTTGGGCTTCCGTTCGATGGGTTAGCAAAGGCGTCCTACGGAATTGTTGAAGTGAAGGATGGTAATATAACAACCTCTATTCAAAGAGTAAGCGTGGATCTTGAAAAAGTAACCGCAGCATATGATCAAGTGAATTATCCCAATGCTGAAATGATGAAAAGAATCGTAAGAAACGGGAAAATTTAG
- the qoxA gene encoding cytochrome aa3 quinol oxidase subunit II has translation MKSFRYIMFSMLLLIVTTVLSGCQNLLIFDPQGPVARSQAELIIFSIILMAVVVIVVFALFGWIIWKYRETDRNKDYEPPHEHGSKLFEAIWIVIPIIIVVALTIPTVMVTYELEGVPEGYEEVEPITIHVTSANWKWIFSYPEQDIETVNYLNIPAGVPVQFKMTSTGTMQSFWVPALGGQKYTMANMQTELYLLADRPGSYIGRNTSFNGEGYAHMEFEVESQTQEDFDKWVSEVKETASDLTEEQHYKIIEPGLVGRMTFNGTHLEWIDHSKSEYHNHGGESHDEHGSHSEEDTHEDHDNHDNHEDHDNHDSH, from the coding sequence ATGAAATCTTTTCGTTATATAATGTTTTCGATGCTTTTATTGATTGTTACAACCGTTCTGTCAGGCTGTCAAAATCTGCTTATATTTGATCCGCAGGGACCTGTAGCTAGAAGTCAGGCAGAGTTAATTATCTTTTCAATTATCCTTATGGCAGTCGTTGTGATTGTTGTATTTGCATTATTTGGTTGGATTATTTGGAAATACCGAGAGACTGATAGAAATAAAGATTATGAGCCACCACATGAGCATGGAAGTAAGCTTTTTGAAGCGATTTGGATTGTTATCCCGATTATTATTGTTGTTGCTCTTACAATTCCAACGGTTATGGTTACTTATGAACTTGAGGGAGTACCTGAAGGATACGAAGAAGTGGAGCCGATTACGATTCACGTTACTTCAGCTAATTGGAAATGGATCTTCAGCTACCCAGAGCAAGATATCGAGACAGTTAACTACTTAAATATCCCAGCAGGCGTTCCAGTTCAGTTTAAAATGACATCTACCGGCACCATGCAGTCCTTCTGGGTACCAGCATTAGGTGGACAAAAATATACGATGGCTAACATGCAGACAGAGCTTTATCTCTTAGCAGATAGACCTGGTTCATACATTGGTCGAAATACAAGTTTTAACGGAGAAGGTTATGCTCATATGGAGTTTGAGGTTGAATCACAAACTCAGGAGGATTTTGATAAATGGGTTTCTGAAGTGAAAGAAACAGCTTCAGACTTAACAGAAGAACAACACTACAAGATTATTGAGCCGGGTCTTGTTGGTCGTATGACGTTTAATGGTACCCATTTAGAATGGATTGACCATTCAAAATCGGAATACCACAATCATGGTGGAGAGTCTCATGATGAACATGGTAGCCATTCTGAAGAAGATACACATGAAGACCATGACAATCATGACAATCATGAAGACCATGACAATCATGACTCACACTAA
- a CDS encoding tetratricopeptide repeat protein produces MDHLQYSYNLAKEYLHQEKYEEAKSLLEKVQKDIPNHPQIKWSLGLIHVLTGYPHQALMVWKGLTEEVVLGYSKSKAQVEQVLSLYEHLYGLYNQAISYGKSGKIEQAKEIYKQLLSYQKEIALPVEFYQGYILTSSLLGEGETIFQDFDSFPKYITSNSTVDELVRKLLKAHSIEEPTPQKVVEQSKQPTPKNRNTKKVFYGLGLVAAMLITGITVQSLNETHSNVALPVQPVVSNVDTSETNQYKERMSELEDEVKVLLEKQEALQAELGDKSQQLENHEKTQQILELANVDFKVITNQAALEAYKEGLHFYQNGQYDLAVTSLEQSQMVDSTQYYADDALFYLIQSKKKIDESNNLSELYDEFLENKENPFSLSPYYDDILLLKAEWLVNNNVGEGTQLLKQIQTEYPQEWTANRAKQILKGIEEDEDAIN; encoded by the coding sequence ATGGATCATTTACAATATTCTTATAATCTAGCAAAAGAATATCTTCATCAGGAAAAATATGAAGAAGCAAAAAGTTTGTTAGAGAAGGTGCAAAAAGACATCCCGAATCATCCACAAATAAAGTGGTCATTAGGACTTATTCATGTGTTGACAGGATATCCACACCAAGCTCTTATGGTGTGGAAAGGCCTTACTGAAGAAGTGGTTCTCGGCTATTCAAAGAGTAAAGCGCAAGTTGAACAAGTGCTATCATTATATGAACATTTATATGGTTTATATAATCAGGCAATATCTTATGGGAAATCTGGAAAAATAGAGCAGGCGAAAGAGATTTATAAACAGTTACTTTCCTATCAGAAAGAAATAGCATTACCTGTTGAATTTTATCAAGGATACATCCTTACTTCATCATTGCTAGGTGAGGGAGAAACTATTTTTCAGGATTTCGACTCCTTTCCTAAATATATAACGAGTAATTCAACAGTAGACGAGTTAGTACGAAAATTACTTAAAGCACATTCTATAGAAGAACCGACCCCTCAAAAAGTAGTTGAGCAAAGTAAGCAACCAACTCCAAAAAATAGAAACACTAAAAAGGTTTTCTATGGTTTGGGGCTAGTTGCTGCGATGTTGATTACTGGAATTACTGTACAATCTTTGAATGAAACGCACTCTAATGTAGCTCTACCAGTCCAACCAGTTGTCTCTAATGTCGATACAAGTGAGACTAATCAATATAAAGAGAGAATGAGTGAGCTTGAAGATGAAGTGAAAGTGTTATTGGAAAAACAGGAAGCTCTTCAAGCCGAGTTAGGTGATAAATCTCAACAACTTGAAAATCATGAAAAAACACAGCAGATTCTAGAGCTTGCCAATGTCGATTTTAAAGTTATTACTAATCAAGCGGCACTTGAGGCATATAAAGAGGGACTACACTTCTATCAAAATGGACAATATGATTTAGCTGTTACATCTTTGGAGCAAAGTCAGATGGTAGACTCAACCCAATATTATGCAGATGATGCTTTATTTTATCTAATACAATCTAAAAAGAAAATAGATGAGAGTAATAATTTGAGCGAACTGTATGACGAATTTCTTGAAAATAAAGAAAATCCCTTTTCTTTATCACCTTATTATGATGACATTCTTCTTTTAAAGGCTGAATGGTTAGTGAACAACAATGTGGGAGAAGGTACTCAATTACTTAAGCAAATTCAAACAGAATATCCTCAGGAGTGGACTGCGAATCGTGCTAAGCAGATCTTAAAGGGAATTGAGGAGGACGAAGATGCAATTAACTAG
- a CDS encoding J domain-containing protein encodes MQLTSTDNYYKILEIEPSASLSEIRKAYYSKIRQYSNESHPEEFKLITKAYRTLVDPELKKQYDLETQDDGSYQKLLNHVLAAMDKEQYKNALLVLDQMQRKYPQDAQVLHYTALCHMNLSQYELSKNVLLRLEAIMPDNEDVLKMLGRSYLELNMKPISLRYYKKVMELYPNEVNNYINVATVYLNLEQYDQALSTLESKFKNGREMIYDFPILIEIFDITMLLDRKSYFNKTILRIKKLYETDEEKRILLNMLMQYTESVNNDYNGFKALIKMIKEINKNSIQDVNEWIREAESHIRSDLIYYGDHVPNNTHSTNNQNYSHSNTTTNVPVEVVDPERGSILFAIILGIIASFFLTPIGGIIVGFIWYFNAEKIKEILSCLGCLIVVIIAFMILTNL; translated from the coding sequence ATGCAATTAACTAGTACAGATAATTATTACAAAATCCTAGAAATAGAGCCAAGTGCTAGCCTTAGTGAAATAAGAAAAGCTTATTATAGTAAAATTAGACAATACTCAAATGAAAGTCATCCTGAAGAATTTAAACTAATCACAAAGGCTTATCGAACATTAGTAGATCCAGAGTTAAAAAAGCAATATGACTTAGAAACTCAAGATGATGGTTCTTATCAAAAATTACTTAATCATGTACTTGCCGCTATGGATAAGGAACAATATAAAAATGCTCTACTTGTCTTAGACCAAATGCAGAGGAAATACCCTCAAGATGCTCAAGTCCTGCATTATACTGCACTTTGTCATATGAACTTATCACAATATGAACTTTCCAAAAATGTGCTGTTAAGATTAGAAGCAATAATGCCTGATAATGAAGATGTATTAAAAATGCTTGGAAGATCATATCTTGAGTTAAACATGAAGCCTATTTCACTTCGGTATTATAAAAAGGTGATGGAGCTTTATCCAAACGAGGTCAACAACTATATAAATGTGGCTACTGTTTATTTAAATCTTGAACAGTATGATCAAGCCCTTAGTACACTAGAAAGTAAGTTCAAAAATGGTAGAGAAATGATATATGATTTCCCAATTCTTATAGAAATATTTGATATCACGATGTTACTTGATAGAAAATCGTATTTTAACAAAACTATTCTGAGAATAAAGAAATTATATGAAACAGACGAAGAGAAACGCATCCTTTTAAACATGCTTATGCAATATACTGAAAGTGTGAATAATGATTACAATGGTTTCAAAGCACTTATCAAAATGATTAAAGAAATTAACAAAAATAGTATTCAAGATGTTAATGAATGGATCAGAGAAGCAGAATCACATATCAGATCAGACCTGATTTATTATGGTGATCATGTACCAAATAATACACATTCAACGAACAATCAAAATTATTCACATTCTAATACAACGACAAACGTTCCAGTAGAAGTAGTCGATCCTGAACGTGGGTCGATCCTTTTTGCAATCATCCTAGGTATAATAGCATCCTTTTTTCTTACGCCTATTGGGGGAATTATTGTTGGGTTCATCTGGTACTTTAATGCAGAGAAAATAAAAGAGATTTTAAGCTGCTTAGGTTGTTTAATTGTAGTAATTATAGCTTTTATGATTTTAACTAATTTATAG
- the qoxD gene encoding cytochrome aa3 quinol oxidase subunit IV, protein MKKHETGFPYRHVAGYLLSIIMTVLALIIAFKTDLSFNMIMLVIGALAILQAGLQLTMFMHVNEGESGTINVINMAYSIFLAVVIVAGTIWVLTSGHAAPIN, encoded by the coding sequence ATGAAAAAACATGAAACTGGTTTTCCATATAGACATGTGGCTGGTTATTTACTGTCGATTATCATGACAGTATTAGCTTTAATTATTGCATTTAAAACAGATTTATCTTTTAATATGATCATGTTGGTGATTGGGGCTCTTGCTATTTTACAAGCAGGTCTTCAATTAACAATGTTTATGCACGTAAATGAAGGTGAGTCAGGAACAATTAATGTGATCAACATGGCTTATAGTATCTTTCTAGCAGTTGTCATCGTAGCAGGAACGATTTGGGTTCTTACATCAGGGCATGCTGCACCGATTAATTAA